A window of Mycolicibacterium fluoranthenivorans contains these coding sequences:
- a CDS encoding MOSC and FAD-binding oxidoreductase domain-containing protein, which produces MATLASVNVGLPAEVPWKDRIVYTGAWKTPVEGPRMVRRLNIDGDGQGDLGGHGGENRAVLVYQLDSYRHWMGELDRDLHPGDFGENFTVDGLPDDEVCIGDRYQIGEALLEVTQPRVTCYRLGLRLDEPRMAALLVSHRRPGFYCRVLREGHVQAGDDIVKVADGPEGVTVAEIDALLYLPGHPRAGLQRALRVDALSPGWKTSLRALLDDAGENAAPAGNPGLTGMSAGPPAWSGWRTLRVVEVEREGLEVTSFTLADAQPLPEWQAGQSIAVRVPVDGGTSSLIRNYSLSNDPTSGRYRIGVKRESQGAVSRWIHEHVAVGAALDIAAPRGTFVLGTDTGPVILISAGVGVTPMLSMLHALAAAHRDRSVWWLHGARDGARQAFAAEVRDLLKTLPRSESRVYFSAPTQSDRIGVDYDEPGRISVDALRRLDLPVDASVFVCGPEAFMREVGEALVECGVDATKISTEIFGARTALTPGLMPTAPVAPHPPRGPVGTGPMVQFARSALSAPWGTGYGSMLEFAEACDVPARWSCRTGVCHNCETALLAGDVDYTLEPLEPPAAGNVLLCVSTPRNDVVIDL; this is translated from the coding sequence ATGGCGACACTCGCATCGGTGAATGTCGGATTGCCGGCAGAGGTGCCCTGGAAGGACCGCATCGTCTATACGGGAGCCTGGAAGACGCCGGTCGAGGGCCCGCGGATGGTCCGCCGGCTCAACATCGACGGCGACGGCCAGGGCGATCTCGGCGGCCACGGCGGAGAGAACCGCGCGGTGCTGGTTTATCAACTCGACTCGTACCGGCATTGGATGGGCGAACTCGATCGCGACCTGCACCCTGGTGACTTCGGGGAGAACTTCACCGTCGACGGACTGCCCGACGACGAGGTGTGTATCGGTGACCGGTATCAGATCGGCGAGGCCCTTCTTGAGGTGACGCAGCCAAGAGTCACGTGCTATCGACTGGGTCTGCGCCTCGATGAGCCGCGGATGGCCGCTCTCCTGGTCTCGCACCGTCGGCCCGGATTCTATTGTCGGGTATTGCGTGAAGGGCACGTCCAGGCCGGCGATGACATCGTGAAGGTCGCCGACGGCCCGGAAGGTGTGACCGTGGCCGAGATCGACGCGTTGCTCTATCTGCCGGGCCATCCGCGCGCCGGTCTGCAACGGGCACTGCGTGTCGACGCGTTGAGCCCGGGATGGAAGACCTCGCTGCGGGCTCTGCTCGACGATGCCGGGGAAAACGCTGCCCCAGCCGGGAATCCCGGGCTGACGGGGATGTCCGCGGGCCCGCCGGCGTGGTCCGGGTGGCGCACGCTGCGGGTGGTCGAGGTCGAACGCGAGGGCTTGGAGGTGACCTCGTTCACCCTGGCCGACGCGCAGCCGCTGCCCGAATGGCAGGCGGGGCAGTCGATTGCGGTGCGGGTACCCGTCGACGGTGGCACGAGCAGTCTCATTCGGAACTACTCGCTGTCGAATGATCCCACCTCGGGCAGATATCGCATCGGCGTCAAACGCGAATCGCAGGGTGCGGTCAGCCGGTGGATTCACGAGCACGTCGCCGTCGGTGCAGCGCTCGACATCGCCGCGCCGCGTGGGACTTTCGTTCTCGGGACCGATACCGGCCCGGTGATCCTGATCTCGGCCGGAGTAGGAGTGACCCCGATGCTGTCGATGTTGCACGCCCTCGCCGCGGCCCACCGGGATCGTTCGGTGTGGTGGCTGCACGGGGCGCGCGACGGCGCCCGCCAGGCCTTCGCCGCGGAAGTGCGTGATCTGTTGAAGACGCTGCCGCGCAGCGAATCTCGGGTCTACTTCAGTGCGCCGACGCAGTCCGACCGAATCGGCGTCGACTATGACGAGCCGGGCCGGATATCGGTGGATGCGCTGCGCCGGCTCGATCTTCCGGTTGACGCATCCGTGTTCGTGTGTGGTCCGGAGGCGTTCATGCGGGAGGTCGGCGAGGCGCTTGTCGAGTGCGGTGTCGACGCCACCAAGATCAGCACCGAGATTTTCGGCGCCCGTACCGCACTCACGCCGGGGCTGATGCCGACCGCACCCGTTGCACCGCATCCGCCGCGCGGCCCCGTCGGTACGGGACCCATGGTGCAATTCGCCCGCAGCGCGCTGTCGGCGCCGTGGGGCACCGGGTACGGCAGCATGCTCGAGTTCGCGGAGGCATGTGATGTGCCGGCCCGATGGTCATGCCGCACCGGCGTGTGCCACAACTGCGAAACAGCCCTGCTCGCCGGTGACGTCGACTACACCCTGGAGCCGCTGGAGCCGCCGGCCGCGGGAAACGTGCTGCTGTGTGTGTCCACGCCCCGGAACGACGTGGTCATCGACCTGTGA
- a CDS encoding FKBP-type peptidyl-prolyl cis-trans isomerase — protein MNSSRVSASVALLAGAASLVMTLSACGSDSDTSSKPSASSPSIAQVGSSIPEAPPATPSCPTAAPASAGTPEWTLAGTTGNVEVSGSTDTTAPYVKVGGPFSVTETQVHTLKAGDGPVVSPTATVLVCYMGVNGRDGSVFDSSYERGTPADFPLNGVVPGFQKAIAGQKVGSTVAVAMNSADGYPNGQPAAGIQAGDSLVFAIKILDATA, from the coding sequence GTGAACTCTTCCCGTGTCTCTGCCTCTGTCGCACTCCTGGCCGGTGCCGCTTCCCTGGTCATGACGCTTTCCGCATGCGGCTCGGACTCGGACACGTCGTCGAAACCCTCGGCGAGCTCGCCGTCGATCGCTCAGGTCGGGTCCTCGATTCCCGAAGCTCCCCCGGCGACCCCCAGCTGCCCCACCGCGGCCCCTGCAAGCGCCGGGACACCCGAGTGGACGTTGGCAGGCACCACCGGCAACGTCGAGGTCAGTGGCTCCACCGATACGACGGCGCCGTATGTGAAGGTCGGCGGACCGTTCAGCGTCACCGAGACCCAGGTGCACACCCTCAAAGCCGGCGACGGACCTGTGGTGTCCCCGACGGCGACCGTGCTGGTCTGCTACATGGGCGTCAACGGTCGCGACGGCTCGGTGTTCGACAGCAGCTACGAGCGCGGCACCCCGGCCGATTTTCCGCTGAACGGCGTCGTGCCCGGCTTCCAGAAGGCCATCGCGGGCCAGAAGGTCGGGTCCACCGTCGCGGTCGCGATGAACTCGGCCGACGGCTACCCCAACGGGCAGCCGGCTGCCGGAATCCAGGCCGGCGACAGCCTCGTGTTCGCGATCAAGATCCTGGACGCGACCGCCTGA
- a CDS encoding oxygenase MpaB family protein, with the protein MSAHIPTRHPESPRPVPGMIKLLALALGIRTPSADQWRSLGERLTVGDEPMDRLLDWMIDTGLAQTRPLFDRALAEGIASVPEAPQPLRDFFRTVEAVPDWVDPAVLRRGQRALRRGGADGMYVARDVSLLGGYQFAGFNKTLLRTGALEKGSNKRFAETMQWAMDVISEDGLQPRGIGYRSTIRVRLIHSFVRRHVGQMPDWRAEAWGVPVNQTDMAATLVGALIAPPVGGLGMGILNAPEDLEAIAHLTRYVGWLIGVEDEWLPNSFRDAIRILFHTLTALSTPDESTRQLAVPMADDPLGWHYDSLRGLRRRLARLQHLSVTSAFLGPRGMRMLGLPAHVPPWYPLMRLPVNVVRSVIAMAAPGGMERAALRGQREQLALLRTMIGDGEVAVGESAAHVSRVA; encoded by the coding sequence ATGTCCGCGCATATTCCGACTCGCCATCCCGAGTCGCCCCGTCCGGTACCCGGGATGATCAAGCTGCTGGCGCTGGCACTCGGGATCCGCACCCCGTCCGCTGACCAGTGGCGCAGCCTGGGGGAGCGGCTCACCGTCGGTGACGAGCCCATGGATCGGCTGCTGGACTGGATGATCGACACCGGCCTGGCGCAGACCCGCCCCTTGTTCGACCGGGCGCTCGCCGAGGGCATCGCGAGCGTTCCCGAGGCGCCGCAACCGCTGCGTGATTTCTTCCGCACGGTCGAGGCGGTACCCGACTGGGTGGATCCCGCGGTGCTGCGGCGCGGCCAGCGGGCGTTGCGCCGGGGTGGTGCGGACGGCATGTACGTCGCGCGGGATGTATCCCTGCTGGGCGGGTATCAGTTCGCCGGTTTCAACAAGACGCTGTTGCGCACCGGGGCGCTGGAGAAGGGTTCCAACAAGCGCTTCGCCGAGACCATGCAGTGGGCCATGGACGTCATCTCCGAGGACGGGCTGCAACCGCGGGGAATCGGGTACCGGTCCACGATCCGCGTGCGACTCATCCATTCCTTCGTGCGCAGGCATGTCGGGCAGATGCCGGATTGGCGCGCCGAGGCCTGGGGTGTGCCGGTCAACCAGACCGATATGGCGGCGACGCTGGTCGGTGCGCTCATCGCACCACCGGTGGGTGGACTCGGGATGGGAATCCTCAACGCACCAGAGGATCTGGAGGCCATCGCCCATCTGACGCGCTACGTGGGGTGGCTCATCGGTGTCGAGGACGAATGGTTGCCGAACAGTTTCCGTGATGCCATCCGGATCCTGTTCCACACGCTGACGGCTCTGTCGACCCCCGACGAGTCGACCCGCCAGTTGGCTGTACCCATGGCGGACGACCCCCTGGGGTGGCACTACGACAGCCTGCGTGGGCTGCGGCGGCGGCTGGCGCGCCTTCAGCACCTGTCGGTGACCAGTGCGTTCCTCGGTCCCAGGGGGATGAGAATGCTGGGGCTGCCCGCCCACGTGCCGCCGTGGTACCCGCTGATGCGGTTGCCGGTCAATGTGGTTCGCAGCGTGATCGCCATGGCGGCTCCCGGCGGGATGGAGCGCGCCGCCCTGCGTGGACAGCGGGAACAGCTCGCGTTGCTACGGACGATGATCGGTGACGGCGAGGTGGCCGTCGGCGAATCCGCCGCACACGTGAGCCGGGTGGCATAG
- a CDS encoding cutinase family protein, whose product MTSWRNVAAVGVAAAATAILQNAAIPAAHAVGCPDAEVIFARGTTEDPGPGPTGADFIAALRDRLPGKSVGTYAVDYPATLDFATAVSGISDARARILSTAATCPDTKMVLGGFSQGAAVMGFVTSSTIPDGVDPATVPAPMPPEIANHVAAVTLFGKPSARFMRAINDPTVNVGPNYLAKTVDLCVDNDLVCDPAGRSFSAHNTYFDAGMVDQAAAFAANALQASWAATAPAAPSTGPAPAASIPVTAHLGGTPPPVTRTPAAPLGPPPGPVMAAAPAPGIAPGPGAPTAPVL is encoded by the coding sequence GTGACCTCCTGGCGCAACGTTGCTGCGGTCGGTGTCGCCGCCGCCGCAACAGCGATTCTGCAGAATGCGGCAATCCCGGCCGCCCACGCGGTGGGCTGCCCGGACGCCGAGGTGATCTTCGCCCGAGGGACCACCGAAGACCCCGGTCCCGGTCCCACCGGTGCCGACTTCATCGCCGCGCTCCGTGACCGACTTCCGGGTAAGTCCGTGGGGACCTACGCGGTGGACTATCCGGCCACCCTCGATTTCGCCACCGCCGTCAGCGGTATCTCCGACGCGCGGGCGCGCATCCTGTCGACCGCAGCCACCTGCCCGGACACCAAGATGGTGCTGGGCGGGTTCTCCCAGGGCGCCGCGGTGATGGGATTCGTCACCTCCAGCACCATCCCCGATGGTGTGGACCCCGCCACCGTGCCCGCACCGATGCCGCCTGAGATAGCCAATCACGTTGCCGCAGTTACCCTTTTCGGAAAGCCTTCGGCCCGTTTCATGCGTGCCATCAACGATCCCACGGTCAACGTCGGCCCCAACTACCTGGCCAAGACCGTCGATCTGTGCGTCGACAACGATCTGGTGTGCGACCCGGCCGGGCGCAGTTTCTCCGCTCACAACACCTACTTCGACGCCGGAATGGTCGACCAGGCGGCCGCTTTCGCCGCCAATGCCCTGCAGGCGAGTTGGGCCGCCACGGCCCCCGCGGCGCCGTCCACGGGGCCGGCCCCCGCGGCGTCGATTCCCGTGACCGCACACCTGGGTGGCACGCCGCCGCCCGTCACCCGCACCCCTGCCGCCCCGCTCGGGCCGCCGCCCGGTCCCGTGATGGCGGCGGCGCCGGCGCCGGGTATCGCACCAGGGCCGGGCGCACCCACCGCACCGGTCCTCTAG
- a CDS encoding RNA-binding S4 domain-containing protein — protein MESTRVDRWLWAVRVTKTRPDAAEACRAGHVRVNDRTAKPATTVVPGDTVRARVGDTTRIVEVVRVIQKRVGAADAVTCYLDRTPAAPPAVAAPVAIRDRGAGRPTKRDRRVLDKWRAGRL, from the coding sequence ATGGAGTCGACGCGCGTAGATCGCTGGCTGTGGGCCGTGCGAGTGACCAAGACCCGGCCGGACGCCGCGGAAGCCTGCCGCGCGGGACACGTGCGTGTCAACGACCGGACGGCGAAACCCGCCACCACGGTGGTCCCGGGTGACACGGTCCGCGCCCGCGTGGGCGACACCACCCGGATCGTCGAAGTGGTCCGGGTGATCCAGAAGCGGGTCGGCGCCGCCGATGCCGTGACCTGCTACCTCGACCGGACACCTGCCGCGCCACCAGCCGTCGCCGCACCGGTGGCCATCCGCGACCGCGGTGCCGGCCGTCCGACCAAACGGGACCGGCGCGTCCTGGACAAATGGCGAGCCGGCCGGCTGTGA
- a CDS encoding TA system antitoxin ParD family protein — MTDVADKPTRIAADLFDSAAAEGRRQSRSAKQQLDHWARVGRAVSAQQTAPRRRVEAALSGTLPLADLSEEEGVVFNAEISAAIEEKLVRSDYGAALAARGITTVAIDEDGQLVEYHPDGTSVALGPAS, encoded by the coding sequence GTGACTGACGTCGCCGACAAGCCGACCCGCATTGCCGCCGACCTGTTCGACAGCGCGGCAGCTGAAGGCCGCAGGCAGAGCCGCTCAGCCAAGCAGCAGCTCGATCACTGGGCCCGCGTGGGGCGGGCGGTGTCCGCACAACAGACCGCCCCCCGCCGCCGGGTCGAGGCCGCCCTGTCCGGAACCCTGCCCCTGGCCGACCTCTCCGAAGAAGAAGGTGTGGTGTTCAACGCCGAGATCAGCGCCGCCATCGAAGAGAAGTTGGTGCGCTCCGACTACGGTGCCGCCCTGGCGGCGCGCGGCATCACCACGGTGGCCATCGACGAGGACGGCCAGCTGGTCGAGTACCACCCCGACGGCACCTCCGTGGCGCTGGGCCCGGCGTCCTGA
- a CDS encoding acyl-CoA dehydrogenase family protein, with protein sequence MTDTDTARLVAAAHDIADGVLFPASVEVDRTGAVPAGHWQRLAESGLYGIAAPAQLGGPGLGLPQMVEILETLAGACLPTTFTWVQHHGMVAALAASPNTALRDEVLPEVVAGRIRGGVAYAGAVPVPPRVRAERVDGGWRLSGHAPFVSGWGIIDLLQISAGDIATGDIVAGVIPAKPQAGIANVSAVPLFVADATRTVSLDIDGLLIPDDRIVSQVSRPDFMANQNFGSRLNGTLPLGIAGRCTRLIGALGHGDAAIALQAKADAVRARLDAGMADSAELLAARAEGAELAVRAAGALVAATGGPALTISSPAQLLARNATFTVVAASRPELKELLVGRFSS encoded by the coding sequence GTGACCGATACCGACACGGCACGTCTGGTCGCGGCGGCCCACGATATCGCCGATGGCGTGCTGTTTCCCGCGTCGGTGGAGGTGGATCGGACGGGAGCCGTGCCGGCGGGCCACTGGCAGCGGCTTGCCGAGTCCGGGTTGTACGGCATCGCGGCGCCTGCCCAGCTGGGCGGACCGGGCCTCGGGCTGCCACAGATGGTGGAGATCCTCGAGACGCTGGCCGGGGCGTGCCTGCCCACCACATTCACCTGGGTGCAGCATCACGGCATGGTTGCGGCGCTGGCCGCCTCCCCGAACACCGCGCTGCGCGACGAGGTGCTGCCGGAGGTCGTGGCCGGGCGGATCCGGGGTGGCGTGGCCTACGCCGGTGCGGTCCCGGTTCCTCCGCGGGTGCGCGCCGAGCGCGTCGACGGCGGATGGCGGTTGTCGGGTCACGCGCCGTTCGTGAGTGGCTGGGGCATCATCGATCTGCTTCAGATATCCGCGGGTGATATCGCCACCGGCGATATCGTCGCGGGGGTGATTCCGGCGAAGCCGCAAGCCGGAATCGCCAACGTCAGCGCCGTTCCGCTGTTCGTCGCCGACGCGACACGGACGGTGTCGCTGGACATCGACGGCCTCTTGATTCCGGACGATCGCATCGTGAGCCAGGTCAGTCGCCCGGATTTCATGGCGAATCAGAACTTCGGCTCACGCCTGAACGGCACGTTACCGCTGGGCATTGCCGGGCGGTGCACCCGACTGATCGGCGCGCTGGGCCATGGTGATGCCGCAATCGCATTGCAGGCCAAGGCCGACGCCGTCCGCGCACGTCTGGATGCCGGTATGGCGGACTCGGCTGAGCTGCTGGCGGCGAGGGCCGAAGGGGCCGAGTTGGCGGTGCGGGCGGCGGGCGCTTTGGTGGCCGCCACCGGCGGACCGGCGTTGACGATCTCCTCACCCGCGCAGCTGCTGGCCAGGAACGCCACCTTCACCGTGGTCGCGGCGAGTCGTCCCGAGCTCAAAGAGCTTCTGGTGGGCCGGTTTTCGTCCTGA
- a CDS encoding sialate O-acetylesterase, translated as MPNRRDPDGDVPLWRRTAREVKSAVTRLLAPKGISVTPPDDPYLIVPILGQSNAFGMGLPLDAADTPHPLVHQWANSGRAKNTAILAVDPLLHETPSRRVGFGVTFGKALAEATNRPVLLVPCARGDTSFHPKNGYTWDIANTTTRRNLYREAVASINAALARYPDATVAVVLWHQGESDVPLLTAPDYQRRLDALFEDLRARYGPELPIIVGGMVPEEMEHSGKDYRPINAVHEDTPRRLPRTAFVPGHRNAFNSDTDRHYNASGVRAMGSDMWEAYRQLDAHRLDSYRR; from the coding sequence ATGCCGAACCGCCGTGACCCCGACGGCGACGTGCCCTTGTGGAGACGGACCGCACGCGAAGTCAAGAGCGCGGTCACACGTCTCCTCGCCCCGAAGGGCATTTCCGTGACGCCGCCGGATGATCCCTATCTGATCGTCCCGATCCTGGGGCAGTCGAACGCATTCGGCATGGGGTTGCCGCTCGACGCGGCCGACACACCCCACCCGCTGGTACACCAGTGGGCCAACAGTGGGCGAGCCAAGAACACCGCGATCCTCGCCGTCGACCCGCTCCTGCATGAGACTCCTTCGCGGCGTGTCGGTTTCGGCGTGACATTCGGCAAAGCGCTTGCGGAGGCGACCAACCGCCCCGTACTCCTGGTGCCCTGCGCACGCGGCGACACCTCGTTCCACCCGAAGAACGGCTACACCTGGGATATCGCGAACACCACGACTCGGCGCAATCTGTACCGGGAAGCGGTGGCCTCGATCAACGCGGCGCTCGCCCGCTATCCGGATGCCACTGTGGCCGTGGTGCTGTGGCACCAGGGCGAGTCCGATGTCCCGCTCCTGACAGCGCCGGACTATCAGCGCAGACTCGACGCGCTATTCGAGGATCTGCGCGCCCGATACGGCCCCGAACTGCCGATCATCGTGGGCGGCATGGTTCCCGAGGAGATGGAACACAGCGGCAAGGACTACCGGCCGATCAACGCCGTGCACGAGGACACCCCGCGCCGACTCCCGCGGACGGCCTTCGTCCCAGGCCACCGCAACGCGTTCAACAGCGACACCGATCGGCACTACAACGCCTCCGGTGTCCGCGCCATGGGCAGCGATATGTGGGAGGCCTACCGGCAGCTCGACGCCCACAGACTCGATAGCTACCGGCGCTGA
- a CDS encoding acyltransferase family protein: MGDSLPEPAGGTRTFLPALQGLRAAAALAVVVTHVAVQTGEFHGLHGRLLIRLDLAVAVFFALSGFLLWRGHAAAAHGLRPAPATGPYLRSRLVRIMPAYLVAVVVILALLPDVHFADLSVWLANLTLTQVYVPQTLVAGLTQMWSLSVEVTFYLALPLLALAAAKLPVRMRVPAIVAVAVASLGWGYLPIPAPYEANPLNWAPAYASWFAVGMLLAELTCRPEGRMHRLARRPVPMAALALVAYVLSASPLAIPAVGVHASVEQFAFRTAMGAIIAWALLAPLVLDRPSASHRVLASPVMVTLGEWSYGLFIWHLAALSLVFPMLDRHPSAGGFVGVLVLTLFFGLAMAAVSYALIEEPCRMALHRWEIRRKAAVLPLAGSAGAQVGTRTRAA; encoded by the coding sequence GTGGGGGATTCGCTACCGGAACCCGCCGGCGGGACGCGTACGTTTCTGCCGGCGCTGCAGGGCCTGCGTGCGGCCGCTGCCCTTGCGGTCGTGGTCACCCATGTCGCGGTGCAGACCGGAGAGTTCCACGGACTGCATGGGCGCCTGCTGATCCGGCTGGATCTCGCGGTGGCGGTGTTCTTCGCGCTGTCGGGGTTCCTGCTCTGGCGCGGGCATGCCGCCGCGGCCCACGGGTTGCGGCCGGCGCCTGCCACCGGACCGTACCTGCGCTCGCGGCTGGTGCGGATCATGCCCGCTTATCTGGTCGCGGTGGTCGTCATTCTGGCGCTGCTGCCCGACGTCCATTTCGCCGACCTTTCGGTGTGGTTGGCCAACCTGACCCTCACCCAGGTCTACGTTCCGCAGACGCTCGTCGCCGGACTGACCCAGATGTGGAGCCTGTCGGTCGAGGTGACGTTCTATCTCGCGCTGCCCCTGCTGGCGTTGGCTGCGGCGAAGCTTCCGGTCAGGATGCGGGTGCCCGCCATCGTGGCGGTTGCGGTGGCCAGCCTCGGCTGGGGTTACCTGCCCATCCCGGCTCCCTATGAGGCGAATCCGCTCAACTGGGCGCCTGCGTACGCCTCCTGGTTCGCCGTCGGCATGCTGCTCGCCGAACTGACCTGCCGTCCCGAGGGCCGCATGCACCGCCTCGCCCGCCGCCCGGTGCCGATGGCGGCCCTCGCACTCGTCGCCTATGTACTGTCGGCGTCGCCGCTGGCGATTCCGGCCGTGGGGGTACACGCCAGCGTCGAGCAGTTCGCCTTCAGAACGGCGATGGGCGCCATCATCGCCTGGGCACTGCTGGCACCGCTGGTACTGGACCGGCCGTCGGCGTCGCACCGAGTGCTGGCCAGCCCGGTGATGGTCACCTTGGGTGAATGGTCCTACGGCTTGTTCATCTGGCATCTGGCCGCGTTGAGCCTGGTGTTTCCGATGCTGGACCGGCATCCGTCGGCCGGCGGGTTCGTCGGGGTTCTCGTGCTCACCTTGTTCTTCGGCCTGGCGATGGCCGCGGTGAGCTACGCCCTCATCGAGGAACCCTGCCGAATGGCCCTGCACCGCTGGGAGATTCGGAGAAAGGCCGCCGTCCTGCCGCTCGCCGGTTCGGCCGGTGCGCAGGTCGGCACCCGTACCAGGGCCGCCTGA
- a CDS encoding TetR/AcrR family transcriptional regulator, producing MKRAEVVRDYGGISAADRRAERRRKLISAGRRIWGESGLNEVTVRGVCASAGLITRYFYEQFESREALLFAIIDEVRVQLLEAMLVAGIGESGDLRDKLRAALTAFLNIVAEDPHLHRIVSGDVTGVPGLLEHRMQLLDMIVASIIEQAPSVLGARLPEPAILRRGAVFMVGGVNQIIAEWLRNPSNPDTETVEELASACAGLCVAVVQDTVER from the coding sequence ATGAAACGCGCGGAAGTGGTGCGCGACTACGGCGGCATCTCAGCAGCGGACCGTCGCGCCGAACGTCGCCGCAAGCTGATCTCCGCCGGCCGGCGGATCTGGGGGGAATCCGGCCTCAACGAGGTCACCGTGCGCGGCGTCTGCGCGTCAGCGGGCTTGATCACCCGCTATTTCTACGAACAGTTCGAGAGCCGCGAGGCCCTCCTCTTCGCGATCATCGACGAGGTGCGCGTGCAGCTGCTTGAAGCCATGCTCGTGGCGGGCATCGGCGAGAGCGGGGACCTGCGGGACAAACTCCGCGCGGCGCTGACGGCGTTTCTGAACATCGTCGCCGAGGACCCGCACCTGCACCGGATCGTCTCCGGCGACGTGACGGGTGTGCCCGGTCTGCTCGAACACCGGATGCAGCTGCTCGACATGATCGTCGCCTCGATCATCGAACAGGCCCCCTCGGTGCTGGGCGCGCGACTGCCCGAACCGGCGATCCTGCGCCGCGGCGCCGTGTTCATGGTCGGCGGCGTCAACCAGATCATCGCGGAGTGGTTACGCAATCCGTCGAACCCCGACACCGAGACGGTCGAGGAACTGGCCAGCGCCTGCGCCGGCCTGTGCGTCGCGGTCGTTCAGGACACCGTCGAGCGGTAG
- a CDS encoding zeta toxin family protein translates to MKRLDLVVGPNGAGKSTFVELTLAPLLPGSAFVNADEIAKRRWPDDPAAHSYEAARIAATTRSALIARGDSFIAETVFSHPSKLELITEAATAGYVVALHILIIPEELAVHRVRLRVSAGGHSVPEDKIRERHRRLWTLVARAARIADNTTVYDNSAVRGPRVVAQISSGLLIGQPGWPDWAADELTRQWPQ, encoded by the coding sequence GTGAAACGTCTCGACCTCGTCGTCGGCCCCAACGGAGCGGGTAAATCCACCTTCGTCGAACTGACCCTCGCTCCCCTGCTGCCCGGCAGTGCATTCGTCAATGCCGATGAGATCGCCAAGCGGCGCTGGCCCGACGATCCTGCGGCACATTCCTACGAGGCGGCACGGATCGCCGCAACGACCCGGTCCGCGTTGATCGCGCGGGGCGACTCGTTCATCGCCGAAACCGTCTTCTCCCACCCGTCGAAACTCGAGCTGATCACCGAAGCTGCAACTGCCGGATACGTTGTCGCGCTTCATATCCTGATCATCCCCGAGGAGTTGGCGGTTCATCGGGTGCGGCTGCGCGTGTCTGCCGGCGGGCACAGCGTTCCCGAGGACAAGATCCGCGAACGCCACCGGCGGCTGTGGACCCTGGTCGCGCGGGCCGCCCGAATCGCCGACAACACCACCGTGTACGACAATTCGGCCGTCCGGGGGCCACGTGTCGTGGCACAGATCAGTTCCGGCTTGCTGATCGGACAACCCGGTTGGCCGGACTGGGCCGCCGACGAGTTGACGCGCCAGTGGCCGCAGTGA